From Haloarcula sp. CBA1127, a single genomic window includes:
- the polX gene encoding DNA polymerase/3'-5' exonuclease PolX: protein MSRNDEIATLLEEFADLLDAKGVEYKPRAYRRAAENIRDFPGAIEGLAAEGEDSVGEIDAVGDAISSKVVEYVETGEIEELTELREELPVEMDALTAVEGVGPKSVGSLHEALGITTLDELEAAAEAGEIQAVSGFGAKTEQNILDNIDFAREAHERSLLGEARPYGDRIRSYMAAGDAVTECALGGSIRRWRPTIGDVDVLVGSTDPEAVVEWFTDWDGLDRVIESGETKASAYADDVRVDLRIVDPSEFGAALQYFTGSKDHNVAVRNRAIEQDLKVNEYGVFDVEGVEDDDQRAGELVASETEEAVYDALGMDWVPPELRENRGEVEAAADGSLPDLLAEGEVRGDLHTHTNWSDGSNSITEMVEGAADFGHDYLAVTDHATGPGMVGGVGVPDERLREQISEVESVAADADIDVFTGVEANIAADGSISVADDLLAELDIVVASPHAALDGDGTDRLVAAAQHPEVNVIGHPTGRYLNRREGLDVDVEQLASVAADNDTALEINANPARLDLGGGAVKQSIEAGATIAINTDAHSPGNFELLRYGVHTARRGWAETDNVLNTRDAEGLQEFLDA from the coding sequence ATGAGCCGGAACGACGAAATCGCAACACTGCTCGAAGAGTTCGCCGACCTGTTGGACGCTAAAGGCGTCGAGTACAAGCCCCGGGCCTACCGCCGGGCGGCCGAGAACATCAGGGACTTCCCCGGCGCAATCGAGGGGCTGGCCGCCGAGGGCGAGGATAGCGTCGGTGAAATAGACGCCGTCGGCGACGCCATTTCTTCGAAGGTGGTCGAATACGTCGAGACCGGCGAAATCGAGGAGCTAACCGAACTCCGCGAGGAGCTTCCCGTCGAGATGGACGCACTCACAGCGGTCGAGGGCGTGGGGCCGAAATCCGTTGGCTCGCTGCACGAGGCGCTGGGCATCACCACCCTTGATGAACTGGAAGCCGCCGCCGAGGCCGGCGAGATACAGGCGGTGTCGGGCTTCGGTGCAAAGACGGAGCAGAACATCCTCGACAACATCGACTTCGCTCGTGAGGCCCACGAGCGGTCGCTGCTCGGCGAGGCCCGGCCGTACGGTGACCGGATTCGGAGTTACATGGCCGCCGGTGACGCCGTGACCGAGTGCGCGCTCGGCGGCTCGATTCGCCGCTGGCGGCCGACTATCGGCGACGTGGACGTGCTCGTCGGGAGTACCGACCCCGAGGCCGTCGTCGAGTGGTTCACTGACTGGGACGGGCTCGACCGGGTTATCGAGTCCGGCGAGACGAAAGCGAGCGCCTACGCGGACGACGTGCGGGTCGACCTTCGAATCGTCGACCCATCGGAGTTCGGTGCGGCGCTGCAGTATTTCACCGGGAGCAAGGACCACAACGTGGCGGTCCGCAACCGCGCGATCGAGCAGGACCTGAAAGTCAACGAGTACGGTGTTTTCGATGTCGAGGGCGTCGAAGACGATGACCAGCGGGCTGGCGAACTGGTGGCCAGCGAAACCGAGGAAGCGGTGTACGACGCCCTAGGCATGGACTGGGTCCCGCCGGAACTCCGCGAAAACCGCGGCGAAGTCGAGGCTGCCGCGGACGGGTCGCTGCCTGACCTCCTCGCCGAAGGCGAGGTCCGTGGTGACCTCCATACCCACACGAACTGGTCGGACGGCAGCAACAGTATCACGGAGATGGTTGAGGGTGCCGCCGACTTCGGCCACGACTACCTCGCCGTCACGGACCACGCGACGGGGCCGGGGATGGTCGGCGGCGTCGGCGTCCCGGACGAGAGGCTCCGCGAGCAGATCAGCGAAGTCGAATCGGTCGCCGCAGACGCCGACATCGACGTATTCACCGGCGTTGAAGCGAACATCGCAGCGGACGGCAGCATCTCGGTCGCCGACGACCTGCTGGCAGAGCTGGATATCGTGGTCGCCTCGCCACACGCCGCGCTGGACGGGGACGGCACAGACCGCCTTGTCGCGGCCGCACAGCACCCCGAGGTAAACGTCATCGGCCACCCGACGGGGCGCTATCTGAACCGTCGAGAAGGGCTGGACGTGGATGTGGAGCAGCTCGCATCTGTCGCTGCCGACAACGACACGGCGCTGGAAATAAACGCCAACCCCGCCCGGCTAGACCTCGGTGGCGGCGCGGTCAAGCAGTCCATCGAGGCCGGGGCGACAATCGCCATCAACACGGACGCACATAGCCCGGGTAACTTCGAACTCCTGCGCTACGGCGTCCACACGGCGCGTCGAGGGTGGGCCGAGACGGACAACGTACTGAACACCCGCGACGCCGAGGGCCTCCAAGAGTTCCTCGATGCCTGA
- a CDS encoding Mut7-C RNAse domain-containing protein: MPENTPSDRLALDAMLGKLATYLRMCGYDTAYALDRDAEADDDLLAIAEHEDRLVITRDSDLAARASESVLLSEREIADQLRELADAGFRLSLAPEPGYCGVCNGPVEAVDPVEPTPEYAPSAGDERVWRCTDCGQHFWKGSHWASVKATLEDL; encoded by the coding sequence ATGCCTGAGAACACACCCAGCGACCGGCTCGCGCTCGATGCGATGCTCGGCAAACTCGCCACCTATCTGCGGATGTGTGGCTACGACACGGCCTACGCGCTGGACCGGGACGCCGAGGCTGATGACGACCTCCTCGCTATAGCGGAACATGAGGACCGACTGGTGATTACTCGGGACAGCGACCTCGCCGCCCGCGCATCCGAGAGCGTGCTCCTCAGTGAGCGAGAGATTGCGGACCAGTTGCGAGAACTCGCCGACGCCGGCTTCCGCCTCTCGCTGGCTCCCGAGCCGGGCTACTGTGGCGTCTGCAACGGGCCGGTCGAGGCGGTCGACCCGGTAGAACCGACGCCGGAGTACGCACCGAGTGCAGGTGACGAGCGGGTCTGGCGCTGTACGGACTGTGGGCAGCACTTCTGGAAAGGGAGCCATTGGGCGTCAGTCAAAGCGACGCTGGAAGACCTATAG
- a CDS encoding ABC transporter ATP-binding protein, whose protein sequence is MTEGEPLIAVQSVRVAVSESANTTVRVDGVSKQYDLGGTVTALDDVSLDLSAGSYTAVMGPSGSGKSTLLNLIGGLDTPSSGQVVVNGQDVSAASEAERADIRGTEVGFVFQTFNLMPRLSAVENVALPLVFDGWDRARRRERARSLLSEVGLGDRTDHVPSELSGGQRQRVAIARALSTDPALILADEPTGNVDTDTGAQILDLFDDLHAAGNTFLLVTHERHVAERAERIVHVEDGHIQSVEDVSGGEH, encoded by the coding sequence ATGACAGAGGGCGAACCCCTCATTGCCGTCCAGTCCGTACGCGTGGCCGTGAGCGAGTCAGCGAACACGACCGTCCGCGTCGATGGCGTCAGCAAGCAGTACGACCTCGGCGGGACGGTGACGGCGCTGGACGACGTGAGTTTGGACCTGTCGGCGGGGTCGTACACGGCGGTCATGGGGCCGAGCGGCTCCGGAAAGAGCACGCTATTGAATCTCATCGGCGGGCTGGACACGCCGTCGTCGGGGCAGGTCGTGGTCAACGGACAGGACGTTTCGGCGGCCAGCGAAGCCGAGCGGGCCGACATCCGCGGGACCGAGGTCGGCTTTGTCTTCCAGACGTTCAACCTCATGCCGCGGCTGTCCGCGGTGGAGAACGTCGCCCTTCCGCTCGTTTTCGACGGCTGGGACCGCGCCCGTCGCCGCGAGCGGGCGAGGTCGCTCCTCTCTGAGGTTGGACTCGGCGACCGCACCGACCACGTCCCCTCGGAACTCAGCGGCGGCCAGCGCCAGCGGGTCGCCATCGCCCGTGCGCTGTCGACCGACCCGGCGTTGATTCTCGCCGACGAGCCCACCGGCAACGTCGACACGGACACCGGTGCACAGATACTCGACCTGTTCGATGACCTCCACGCGGCGGGCAACACGTTCCTGCTGGTGACCCACGAGCGGCACGTCGCCGAGCGGGCGGAGCGAATCGTCCACGTCGAAGACGGCCACATCCAGTCCGTCGAGGATGTCTCCGGAGGCGAGCACTAA
- a CDS encoding ABC transporter permease: MDTSESVRITLRSIRAHKLRSALTVVGVVIGIASVITFATFGASVEAEIVGDIETSNAGNIYVFGTPSGDDDFDRTLQPVFTEHDIQQLEGIAGVEAVLPRGLVQTQSVRHGNQTLARQQVTATRPASFTPGVLVEGRSFETEEDAVVVNERMAGSFSENLTTGERLTMTMPDGSERNVTVVGVVNGTRGEVPVSEFARQPRVYVPIDSFYESVVESPSAGVRQRAYPQVTLVVDPREIPETQSAIQTYLSGESDARSLSADDTELVARSGNDFVEEISDVIERITRFVTGIAVIALVVGAIGIANVMLVSVTERTREIGIMKAVGARNRDVMQVFLVEAALLGTIGSLLGVPLGLLVGYGATRYAEVTFSLAPLWMALAVGVGVLVGVVAGLYPAWRAARVDPIDALRHE; encoded by the coding sequence ATGGACACCAGTGAGAGCGTGCGCATCACGCTCCGGTCCATCAGGGCGCACAAGCTCCGGTCGGCGCTGACGGTCGTCGGCGTCGTCATCGGCATCGCGTCAGTCATCACGTTCGCCACGTTCGGGGCCAGTGTCGAGGCCGAAATCGTCGGCGACATCGAGACGTCGAACGCGGGCAACATCTACGTGTTCGGAACCCCGTCCGGCGATGACGACTTCGACCGGACCCTCCAGCCGGTGTTTACCGAGCACGACATTCAGCAATTGGAGGGGATCGCGGGAGTAGAGGCAGTGCTCCCGCGTGGTCTCGTCCAGACGCAGTCGGTACGGCACGGGAATCAAACGCTTGCTAGACAGCAGGTCACAGCGACGCGGCCGGCCAGTTTCACGCCGGGAGTCCTCGTCGAGGGGCGCTCTTTCGAAACCGAGGAGGATGCCGTCGTTGTCAACGAACGCATGGCCGGCTCGTTCTCCGAGAACCTCACCACCGGTGAGCGCCTCACGATGACGATGCCGGACGGGAGCGAGCGGAACGTTACCGTCGTCGGCGTCGTCAACGGGACCCGCGGAGAAGTCCCGGTTAGCGAGTTCGCCCGCCAGCCCCGGGTGTACGTTCCTATCGACTCCTTCTATGAGTCGGTCGTTGAGAGCCCGTCGGCAGGCGTGCGGCAGCGCGCGTATCCGCAGGTGACCCTCGTCGTCGACCCGCGAGAGATTCCGGAGACGCAGTCGGCGATTCAGACGTACCTCTCCGGTGAGTCCGACGCGCGGTCACTCTCGGCTGATGACACGGAGCTGGTCGCCCGGTCCGGAAACGACTTTGTCGAGGAGATCAGCGACGTCATCGAGCGCATCACGCGCTTCGTCACCGGCATCGCCGTCATCGCGCTCGTCGTCGGCGCTATCGGCATCGCCAACGTGATGCTCGTCAGCGTCACCGAGCGGACCCGCGAAATCGGCATTATGAAAGCTGTCGGTGCGCGCAACCGTGACGTGATGCAGGTGTTCCTCGTCGAGGCCGCACTGCTTGGGACGATTGGCTCGCTGCTCGGCGTCCCGCTCGGACTGCTCGTCGGCTACGGCGCGACCCGGTACGCCGAAGTGACGTTCTCGCTCGCACCGCTGTGGATGGCGCTGGCGGTCGGCGTCGGCGTGCTGGTCGGCGTCGTCGCCGGCCTCTACCCGGCGTGGCGAGCGGCGCGGGTCGACCCCATCGACGCACTCAGGCACGAGTGA
- a CDS encoding DUF5797 family protein produces MTLSEEARERLGDIVELQPTKNGELQERWDMDSGSEVHQYLEAELKEYYYRNDNSLICATPEATTLIDGEDSERIQTVTVTSLQQAVVDVIAGPDEESQSVVAVLHALREVGEDRDTDDVRSALRSLADKGIVETVEKTVPTFRLAVPRDELDIELSEE; encoded by the coding sequence ATGACCCTCTCGGAGGAGGCCCGCGAGCGGCTCGGCGACATCGTCGAACTCCAGCCGACGAAAAACGGCGAGCTACAGGAGCGCTGGGACATGGACAGCGGGAGCGAGGTCCACCAGTACCTCGAAGCCGAACTCAAGGAGTACTACTACCGCAACGACAACAGCCTCATTTGTGCGACACCGGAGGCGACGACGCTCATCGACGGGGAGGACTCTGAACGGATACAGACGGTGACAGTCACCTCACTCCAGCAGGCTGTCGTCGACGTGATCGCCGGGCCGGACGAGGAGAGCCAGAGCGTCGTCGCCGTGTTACACGCCCTCCGCGAGGTCGGCGAGGACCGGGATACCGACGACGTTCGTTCTGCGCTCCGGAGCCTCGCAGACAAGGGTATCGTGGAAACAGTCGAGAAGACCGTCCCGACGTTCAGGCTGGCCGTTCCGCGCGACGAGCTAGATATTGAGCTGTCCGAGGAGTGA
- a CDS encoding DUF5787 family protein, translating into MTLSSGANPDSEFAFELSVCQWAERAWSPSDDAAVLVARQFGTKHRRWDTIVLECDRDGLRERAKFGAESFDSDLLHVLRNAPADWTYYRDALPDPGYPWRYVRESIHEAADRDAIETRKRGNRIEIRRVRPYPDWLRRVVAIENKPDLTASAARNLIPQLERDIALSLADEVWVATAATDERVEPILLADLPAAAGVLTVDPESGTAETAWQPRSLSVDDPGTRILDRPDDDTSAARFEYVDTDWKHERRLAIAERAYARGWRAYANTMRPDCRHFQLSTDETGVYPHCAAKGRLPTAAECRGQCPSYEPEPPTWRSMDWPLDGGPGKAIKRLLARRRRRQRPGLSE; encoded by the coding sequence GTGACATTGAGTAGTGGAGCCAACCCGGACTCCGAGTTCGCCTTCGAGCTGTCTGTCTGCCAGTGGGCCGAGCGAGCGTGGTCGCCGTCCGACGACGCGGCCGTACTGGTTGCCAGACAGTTCGGGACGAAACACCGCCGCTGGGATACGATTGTACTGGAGTGCGATCGCGATGGACTCCGGGAGCGGGCGAAATTTGGGGCAGAGTCGTTCGACTCAGACCTCTTGCACGTCCTTCGGAACGCGCCGGCCGACTGGACCTACTATCGCGATGCGCTCCCTGACCCGGGCTACCCGTGGCGGTACGTCCGAGAGTCGATTCACGAGGCAGCTGACCGCGATGCCATCGAGACCCGCAAGCGCGGCAACCGGATCGAAATTCGTCGGGTACGTCCCTATCCGGACTGGCTCCGGCGGGTCGTCGCCATCGAGAACAAGCCCGATCTGACGGCCAGCGCCGCAAGGAACCTCATCCCACAACTGGAGCGGGACATCGCGCTGTCGCTGGCCGACGAGGTGTGGGTTGCGACGGCGGCGACCGACGAGCGCGTGGAACCGATCCTGCTGGCGGACCTGCCAGCAGCCGCCGGTGTGTTGACGGTCGACCCAGAATCCGGCACAGCTGAGACGGCCTGGCAACCGCGGTCGCTGTCAGTCGACGACCCTGGAACGCGAATTCTGGACCGACCAGACGATGACACCAGCGCCGCCCGGTTCGAGTACGTGGACACCGACTGGAAGCACGAGCGGCGTCTCGCCATCGCTGAGCGGGCGTATGCTCGCGGGTGGCGTGCGTACGCGAACACGATGCGCCCTGATTGCAGGCACTTCCAGCTCAGTACCGACGAGACTGGCGTGTATCCACACTGCGCCGCGAAGGGGCGTCTCCCGACAGCGGCGGAGTGTCGGGGGCAGTGTCCGTCCTACGAGCCGGAACCCCCGACGTGGCGGTCGATGGACTGGCCGCTCGACGGCGGGCCGGGCAAGGCAATAAAGCGGTTGTTAGCGCGGCGACGACGCCGCCAGCGGCCGGGGCTGTCAGAGTAG
- a CDS encoding DUF4013 domain-containing protein, which produces MQGDSWIAQMLIGGVLLVFFFLLIPVFAFNGYLLRVIGTTVEGESEPPAWDDWGELIIDGIKFSIVGLVYSIVPIVAIFGIGSVLLGLGGAAGNSGGGILAGFGFMTILLLIPVMFLVYYIVPAALANMAVEGSLGAAFDFSLLKNVVLTSDYFIAVLMPIVVGIITNIISNILAFTVIGLVLVPFVTYYGQVAVFRMFGTAFASQTNKTAQQVTGPTTSV; this is translated from the coding sequence ATGCAAGGCGACAGTTGGATAGCGCAGATGTTGATCGGCGGCGTACTGCTGGTGTTCTTTTTCCTGTTGATACCAGTGTTCGCGTTCAACGGCTATTTGCTTCGCGTGATCGGAACGACCGTTGAGGGTGAATCCGAGCCACCTGCATGGGACGACTGGGGCGAGCTCATCATCGACGGAATCAAGTTCAGTATCGTCGGTCTCGTGTACTCTATCGTACCCATAGTCGCCATCTTCGGTATCGGCAGCGTCCTCCTTGGACTGGGTGGCGCTGCTGGTAACTCCGGTGGCGGAATCCTCGCTGGCTTCGGATTCATGACAATTCTCCTTCTGATTCCGGTAATGTTCCTCGTGTACTACATTGTCCCGGCAGCGCTCGCCAATATGGCGGTTGAAGGCAGCCTCGGCGCTGCGTTCGACTTCTCGCTGCTGAAAAACGTCGTCCTCACGAGCGACTACTTCATCGCAGTCCTGATGCCGATTGTCGTCGGCATCATCACGAACATCATCAGCAACATTCTGGCGTTTACCGTCATCGGGCTCGTCCTCGTTCCGTTTGTTACCTACTACGGGCAGGTTGCCGTGTTCCGTATGTTCGGAACGGCGTTCGCAAGTCAGACGAACAAGACTGCACAGCAGGTAACAGGCCCGACCACGTCGGTCTAA
- a CDS encoding bis(5'-nucleosyl)-tetraphosphatase — protein MIEATSAGAILFRDTRGRREYLLLKSRPGDWEFPKGGVEGEEELQQTAIREVKEEAGIGDFRLLDGFREDYDYVFEANGNTIHKTVHLFVAKSFEASAELSTEHRDLQWRDYEQAINTVTQDGPREILEQAHGFLDERDEDEE, from the coding sequence ATGATAGAGGCCACGAGCGCGGGAGCCATCCTCTTTCGCGATACGCGTGGCCGGCGGGAGTACCTCCTGCTCAAGAGCCGACCCGGCGATTGGGAGTTCCCCAAGGGCGGCGTCGAGGGCGAGGAAGAACTCCAGCAGACCGCCATACGCGAAGTGAAAGAGGAGGCCGGAATCGGCGATTTCCGGCTTTTAGACGGGTTCCGCGAAGACTACGACTACGTGTTCGAGGCGAACGGCAACACCATCCACAAGACGGTCCACCTGTTCGTCGCGAAATCGTTCGAAGCGTCAGCCGAACTGTCCACAGAACACCGCGACCTGCAGTGGCGCGACTACGAGCAGGCCATCAACACGGTCACGCAGGACGGCCCCCGCGAGATACTCGAACAGGCACACGGGTTCCTCGACGAGCGCGACGAAGACGAGGAGTAG
- a CDS encoding uS10/mL48 family ribosomal protein, translating into MPFVTTLTFTSGDRHRLEDTVTEIKQSAEQKGVELKGPHPKQPQELRIPQSKTLGPDGGRFESWNHTVYTRTIEIVGYEEFARNVTQRTFPNAIHVEAGVEQRTQVGSGS; encoded by the coding sequence ATGCCTTTCGTCACGACGCTTACCTTCACCAGTGGGGACCGACACCGCCTCGAAGACACTGTCACAGAGATCAAACAGAGCGCCGAGCAAAAGGGGGTTGAACTCAAGGGCCCGCATCCCAAGCAGCCACAGGAACTGCGGATTCCACAGTCGAAAACGCTGGGACCGGACGGTGGCCGCTTCGAGTCCTGGAACCACACCGTCTACACCCGAACGATAGAGATTGTCGGGTACGAGGAGTTCGCCCGGAACGTTACCCAGCGAACGTTCCCGAACGCCATCCACGTCGAGGCCGGCGTGGAACAGCGGACGCAGGTCGGCAGCGGATCGTAG
- a CDS encoding amidohydrolase, which translates to MNESQQERLRSVRRDLHSYPEPAWREFYTTSCIVDELERIGVDQLHLGQDVVDGDARMAVPDADELEDWQRKARDAGAREDVLEAADGGFTGALAVLEQGEGPTVALRVDIDALPITEADSVAHAPATAEFRSTNEGYMHACGHDAHATIGLGVLEAVKESDFRGTFKIVFQPAEEVIGGGKAVAESGHLDDVDHLLAIHIGLDHPTGEIVAGIGGFLAVRQFKATFTGETAHAGGHPAQGRDAVQALATAVQNLHAIRRHGDGATRVNAGVVEGGTATNIVPGEATLEGEVRGETTPLKEYMSERADAVMSSAAEMHDCEVDIETTAEAPSAVSDDALAGVVYDAADSVSGVTSRLRTDDLGGSEDATYLMDRVQNHGGTATFVGIGTDHPGGHHTPLFDVDEDSLTIGIDVVTEAISQLNG; encoded by the coding sequence ATGAACGAGTCTCAACAGGAGCGGCTCAGGTCTGTCCGGCGCGACCTGCACAGCTATCCCGAACCCGCGTGGCGGGAGTTCTACACCACCAGTTGCATCGTCGACGAACTCGAACGGATAGGGGTCGACCAGTTGCATCTCGGTCAGGATGTCGTGGACGGCGACGCACGGATGGCAGTCCCCGACGCCGATGAACTCGAAGACTGGCAACGGAAGGCCCGTGACGCTGGTGCCCGCGAAGACGTGCTGGAGGCCGCCGACGGGGGATTCACCGGTGCCCTCGCTGTGCTCGAACAGGGCGAGGGACCGACCGTCGCGCTCAGAGTCGACATCGATGCGCTGCCGATAACGGAGGCAGACAGCGTGGCACACGCCCCGGCGACAGCGGAGTTCCGTTCAACGAACGAGGGGTATATGCACGCCTGCGGGCACGACGCCCACGCGACGATTGGCCTTGGCGTGTTGGAGGCAGTGAAAGAGAGCGATTTCCGCGGAACGTTCAAAATCGTCTTTCAGCCGGCCGAAGAGGTCATCGGCGGCGGCAAGGCCGTCGCCGAGAGCGGTCATCTGGACGACGTGGACCACTTGCTGGCGATACACATCGGTCTCGACCATCCGACCGGGGAAATTGTCGCCGGCATCGGTGGCTTCCTCGCCGTTCGGCAGTTCAAAGCGACCTTCACCGGTGAGACAGCGCACGCTGGAGGACATCCAGCACAGGGACGGGACGCTGTACAGGCCCTGGCGACCGCCGTACAGAACCTCCATGCGATTCGCCGGCACGGTGACGGCGCGACGCGTGTCAACGCTGGCGTTGTCGAGGGCGGCACAGCGACGAATATTGTCCCCGGAGAAGCGACGCTGGAAGGCGAGGTCCGCGGCGAAACGACGCCACTCAAGGAGTACATGAGCGAGCGGGCGGACGCCGTTATGTCGTCCGCGGCCGAGATGCACGACTGTGAGGTCGATATCGAGACAACCGCAGAAGCGCCGAGTGCGGTGAGCGACGATGCGCTCGCGGGTGTGGTGTACGACGCGGCGGACTCAGTTTCCGGCGTCACCAGCCGTCTCCGGACTGATGACCTCGGCGGAAGCGAGGACGCGACCTACCTGATGGACCGCGTCCAGAACCACGGCGGAACGGCGACGTTCGTCGGTATCGGGACTGACCACCCCGGCGGCCACCACACGCCCCTGTTCGATGTCGATGAAGACTCGCTGACTATCGGCATCGATGTCGTCACCGAAGCGATCAGCCAACTGAACGGCTGA
- a CDS encoding type IV pilin, with product MLARRFKSDDSAVSPVVGVILMVAITVLLAATAATFFLDFGSGSLGQNAPQAAFTFEYESGSPDSLTIEHRSGDSIQAGNLYITVSGASGASGVNGQHDFTSIGGAPAAGSKITAGSRVTFSRSTLDLSDAAVTLNWKSPDSGKSIQLASWEAP from the coding sequence ATGCTAGCACGCAGATTCAAATCCGACGATAGTGCAGTCTCACCAGTTGTAGGTGTCATTCTAATGGTTGCAATAACAGTGCTGCTGGCAGCGACAGCAGCGACGTTCTTCCTCGATTTCGGTTCGGGGAGTCTCGGTCAAAACGCGCCACAGGCGGCGTTTACATTCGAGTACGAATCTGGAAGTCCCGATAGCCTGACAATCGAGCACCGGAGCGGTGACTCGATTCAGGCTGGGAATCTGTACATCACCGTTAGCGGGGCTAGCGGTGCTTCAGGCGTCAACGGTCAGCACGATTTCACAAGCATCGGTGGCGCGCCGGCGGCCGGTTCGAAAATCACGGCCGGGTCACGAGTGACCTTTTCGAGGAGTACGCTCGATCTCTCAGATGCGGCAGTCACGCTGAACTGGAAGTCGCCGGACAGCGGCAAATCTATTCAGCTTGCCAGCTGGGAAGCACCGTAG
- a CDS encoding geranylgeranyl reductase family protein — MTTHQDGNAGGESATARTVSVDVVVVGAGTSGCYAAATVADAGYDVVVVERKDETEAGHIACGDALKGASDFPEAIPKSQLEPAFTNTDVDHGRFEIPQEDTVLEIPVPGELAVIDRWEYGRCLIEGANDSGVEFHYDTVVQDVLQDDSGRVTGVKAMRKGDPVTYEGDMVIDGAGALSILQDKTDLEAATFDTNVQYSQFCSAYREIIEVDEPVEWDDALVFKPTERSAGYLWYFPRTDTEINAGLGFQMNEEPMELVDDLKRDLQGRSEFEGAEVQDKLGAALPTRRPYDSAVAPGFMAVGDAAGHVNPTTGGGIAGAAYAGTYAAEQAIEAIESGRTDDEAALWEYNERVMDHFGARYAALDVYNIFTTAYDVDDLMALLAALPGEKLAEALYGGSTSIGLGLKLKMAVKSIGHLGTIRDLYQTKKAADRLLEHYESYPSDRSGFEAWQRKRDSIMDDIYEVTGAEPKY; from the coding sequence ATGACCACACACCAGGACGGCAACGCCGGCGGAGAGTCGGCGACGGCACGGACCGTTTCCGTGGACGTTGTCGTCGTCGGGGCCGGGACATCCGGCTGTTACGCCGCTGCGACCGTCGCGGATGCGGGCTACGACGTCGTCGTCGTGGAGCGCAAAGACGAGACCGAGGCAGGCCATATCGCCTGCGGGGACGCACTGAAAGGAGCCAGCGACTTCCCCGAGGCGATTCCCAAGTCCCAGCTCGAACCGGCGTTTACCAATACGGATGTCGACCACGGCCGGTTCGAGATACCGCAGGAGGACACTGTCCTCGAAATTCCCGTCCCAGGCGAACTCGCCGTCATCGACCGCTGGGAGTACGGTCGCTGTCTTATCGAGGGCGCAAACGACAGCGGTGTGGAGTTCCACTACGATACGGTGGTTCAGGACGTGTTACAGGACGATAGTGGCCGTGTGACTGGCGTGAAAGCCATGCGGAAAGGCGACCCTGTTACATACGAGGGAGACATGGTCATCGATGGGGCCGGCGCGCTGTCGATTCTGCAGGACAAGACCGACCTCGAAGCCGCGACCTTCGATACGAACGTCCAGTACTCGCAGTTTTGTTCGGCATACCGCGAGATAATCGAAGTTGATGAGCCGGTCGAATGGGACGACGCGCTCGTGTTCAAGCCAACCGAGCGCTCCGCCGGCTACCTCTGGTACTTCCCGCGCACGGACACGGAAATCAACGCCGGCCTCGGCTTCCAGATGAACGAGGAGCCGATGGAACTGGTCGACGACCTCAAACGCGATCTTCAGGGCCGAAGCGAGTTCGAGGGCGCGGAGGTACAGGACAAACTCGGCGCTGCACTGCCGACGCGCCGGCCATACGACTCCGCTGTTGCGCCCGGATTCATGGCTGTCGGCGACGCTGCCGGGCACGTTAACCCGACAACCGGTGGCGGAATCGCCGGGGCGGCCTACGCCGGGACCTATGCCGCTGAGCAGGCCATCGAGGCTATCGAATCCGGCCGGACGGACGACGAAGCCGCGCTCTGGGAATATAACGAGCGCGTGATGGACCACTTCGGCGCCCGGTACGCGGCGCTTGACGTGTACAACATCTTCACCACCGCCTACGACGTCGACGACCTGATGGCGCTGCTGGCTGCGCTGCCCGGCGAGAAGCTCGCCGAGGCGCTGTACGGCGGCTCGACCAGCATCGGGCTTGGGCTCAAACTCAAGATGGCCGTCAAGAGCATCGGCCACCTCGGGACTATCCGCGACCTCTACCAGACAAAAAAGGCCGCCGACCGGCTGCTGGAGCACTACGAGTCCTACCCCAGTGACCGCAGCGGCTTCGAGGCCTGGCAACGCAAGCGCGATTCGATTATGGACGATATCTACGAAGTCACTGGCGCAGAGCCGAAGTACTGA